TTTTGCCATAGCCTTTTCCGTAGTTGCCTTTTACAGAAAAGAACCTATAAGCGCCCTTTGGATTTTGCTATGTGCCTTTTCCCTTTACATCATAGGCTACAGGTATTACAGCTATTACATAGCTTATAAGGTCTTTGGAGTTTCTGACGAAAACCCCACACCAGCCCACAGGTTTTACAACGGCATAGACTATGTGCCTACAAACAAGTGGGTGCTTTTTGGACACCACTTTGCATCCATTTCTGGTGCAGGTCCTTTGGTAGGTCCTGTGCTTGCGGCGCAGATGGGATATCTTCCGGGAGTGCTTTGGATCCCCATAGGAGCGGTTATAGCGGGTGCGGTCCAAGACATGCTAATTCTTACAATTTCCATGCGCACTGGCGGAAAGAGCTTGGGAGCAATAGCAAAAGACTATCTTGGAAGGTTTGGGGGGACTGTGGTCCTTTTGGTGATTTACTCCATACTTATCATCCTTTTGGCGGTCCTTGCCTTAGTGGTAGTAAAGGCAACTGCCCAAAGCCCATGGTCTGCTTTTACGTCCTTTGCAACCGTACCCATAGCAATGCTGATGGGTGTTTATATGTGGAAGATAAGGCCGGGCGCAGTCTTACAGGCTACATTTTTGGGAATAACCCTTTTGATGCTTTCTTTGGTTGCAGGAAAGTTTGTAGCAGACAACCCAACTCTTAGCAAATTCTTTACCTACTCGGAGGTACAAATAGCCTTTGGGCTTATGGTCTATGGCTTTTTTGCGTCCATACTACCGGTTTGGCTTCTTTTGGCTCCAAGGGACTACCTTAGTACCTTTATGAAGCTTGGAACCCTTGCTATCCTTGCGGTAGGTGTTTTTATAGCCAATCCTGAGGTCAAAATGCCCGCCTTAACTCAGTATGCCCAAACGGGTATAGGTCCGGTATGGCAGGGTTCTCTGTTTCCCTTTTTGATGATAACCATAGCATGTGGTGCGGTCTCTGGCTTTCATGCCCTTATTTCCTCCGGCACCTCTCCAAAGCTTTTGGACAAAGAAAGCCACGTAAGATTGGTAGGTTATGGCAGTATGCTTGGAGAGTCCTTTGTTGCCATAATGGCTCTGATTGCGGCAGTTTCTATGGAACCTGGTATATACTTTGCCATAAACAGTCCTGCAAGTCTTATAGGAAAGACAGAAGAATCTGCAGCGCAGATAATAACATCCTGGGGCTTTCCTATTACAGCGGAGGAGCTAAAAAAACTTGCAAGCCTTATTGGAGAAGAGAGCGTGCTTTCTAAGGTTGGAGGGGCACCTGCCTTTGCCCTTGGCATAGCCCTAATCTTTGCCAAACTCACAGGGGAAACCCTCCTTGCCTTTTGGTATCACTTTGCCATCCTCTTTGAGGTAGTGTTTATCCTAACCACCATAGACTCGGGCACAAGGGTAGGAAGGTATATTCTCCAAGACCTACTGGGTAGCTTTATAAAAAGCTTTAAGGATTATTCAAACAAGACCGCAAACATCACCGCAAGCTTTATAACTGTTGCTCTGTGGGGATACTTCCTATACGGGGGAGTGGTGGATCCTTACGGAGGTATAAGAAGCCTTTGGCCCCTTTTTGGCATATCAAACCAACTTTTGGCTACCACAGCTTTGACCATTGCCACCCTTTACCTTGCAAAGACAGGAAGGTTTAAATACCTTTGGGTGGCAGGCATTCCAGCCCTTTTGATGGCTATAAATACCATAACCGCTGGGATTTTAAAAGTTTTCCATCCGGACCACAGGATAGGCTTTTTAGCCCATGCT
This DNA window, taken from Thermocrinis jamiesonii, encodes the following:
- a CDS encoding carbon starvation CstA family protein; the encoded protein is MNLRDKLILALLSLVFAIAFSVVAFYRKEPISALWILLCAFSLYIIGYRYYSYYIAYKVFGVSDENPTPAHRFYNGIDYVPTNKWVLFGHHFASISGAGPLVGPVLAAQMGYLPGVLWIPIGAVIAGAVQDMLILTISMRTGGKSLGAIAKDYLGRFGGTVVLLVIYSILIILLAVLALVVVKATAQSPWSAFTSFATVPIAMLMGVYMWKIRPGAVLQATFLGITLLMLSLVAGKFVADNPTLSKFFTYSEVQIAFGLMVYGFFASILPVWLLLAPRDYLSTFMKLGTLAILAVGVFIANPEVKMPALTQYAQTGIGPVWQGSLFPFLMITIACGAVSGFHALISSGTSPKLLDKESHVRLVGYGSMLGESFVAIMALIAAVSMEPGIYFAINSPASLIGKTEESAAQIITSWGFPITAEELKKLASLIGEESVLSKVGGAPAFALGIALIFAKLTGETLLAFWYHFAILFEVVFILTTIDSGTRVGRYILQDLLGSFIKSFKDYSNKTANITASFITVALWGYFLYGGVVDPYGGIRSLWPLFGISNQLLATTALTIATLYLAKTGRFKYLWVAGIPALLMAINTITAGILKVFHPDHRIGFLAHAKWLSEKVSVGELPPAIKSVEIAQRVIINDYTNAFLGILYVSLVFLVIVLVLKEIFVSWQKG